The Ziziphus jujuba cultivar Dongzao chromosome 3, ASM3175591v1 region GTCCTactctttttgctttttgtttttttaatttattttttatttttgaaaaaaaaaatcatctcccaCATACAAATACAAGGTGGGATAAAACAGTGTTATGTATCAACGGACACATCTACAAGCTCCACCATCCAAAATAACACAAATTCACATAGCCATATTCACATCTGGACCACAAGGTATTCGTTTTTGTCAGATTTGTTATTGTCTCAAGTGTCGAAAACACAGACTAATTAATGTCCCgagaaattcttttattttatagtaCGCATGCTTATCGCTTGTTGAACAATGAGGGTCACAATTTAATTAAAGATTCATATTCCTCCCATTTTCCACCTGATCTTGATGGGGTGCTATTTGTGTCCACcacttttccatttttattttaatttattttggtctTTTCTATGAAAACAAAACCTTTACATGTCTCTGAATTATCGTACAAGATCTCTGTcaagtaatatataaaaattatataattttaataaaaaattaaatttaaacaaatcaggataataataattttattaaaaattcgGATGCATGCCTGTCCATATCAGTCTATTCATATGTCATGAATATTATACCTCTTAACACATTTGAATAGGTTTGCATCCGAAATTTAATAAAGTTTGGATGCTGTGATATGAAAATgattattcaaaatattttagagCCAAATAGTTTTGGGGTTTTTTGACGGGAATTGAGGAAGACAAATAAGCAGGGGATTCTTCCCTAAAAAAATTGGCTGCATTGTGCTATTAAGTTTACCAATTTatcttaattttcattatttttgtatGAATTCCTATTTATTGTCAAAAATTTTGcaatgttatttttgtttttattttttatttactgcttaatttcattatataataaaatgtaaaccaaaaaaaaaaaaaaaacacataaagaagtagttcaataataataataataataaagataccaaataaataagcgctgattaattttatgtttagcTATACTTATTTTTgaactgaaaaataaaataaaaaaaattatttttattcttttaaatgtttacttatttataattaagttacattaatatgttaaccaataaaattttgttacaattataatattagtaGATTTATTTTGTAACACCTAATATCACTTCAttattgtaaattataaaataattagaaccaTAAATAACTACGCTTATTcattattggaaaaatattacaaaaccaACACTACAGGCATATCTTTATATTACCAAGGCAATGAAGATACCATTTATTTGTGAGACAATAGTacacacttttttttcttttttttctttttcacttgaAATACATAACTAAGAATTTAATCAAATGCTATTTATTTTACCAGACCGATGTGCCCATATCAGGGTGATCGTGCTCATATATATAACAGCAAAtcgtttattttatttgagataATCAATAAATTACTTATAATTGACCGAgcatatcaattttaatttcaatgtaCTTGTTTATTATAGCAATAAtagcttttctaaattttcaaaatatcaaattatagcCTCTCATTTCTTATCCACCTCCAACCCTATCTACGCCCCCCTTTTGCTTTAGTGGACATATCCCTTATGAATATCCTATGCAATTTAAGAGCATATCTTAAAGGAGAGAATCTATTATTGCAGCCCTATAACATCCTACGTCATTTTCAATTATCACATGCAATgtaataattgaataatttatatggtgcaatattaaaataaaatatgtaaaaactAATACTAAGTTAGTTTTGTAATTAGTGCATATTGatctatttaaaattacatcAGTGTACAAGTTCTTTCACCCAGTACATCAATTTACAAATTCTATTGCCCATTTAttagacacaaaaaaaaaaaaaaaaaaatctgctgCCCATTACTCAAATTAAGAACATCCTGTTTCTCAGgtattttccaattaatattCAGTTATTCACGAATGACCATGAAgcagtgtgtatatatatatatacaagtgctCAAGTGATgatatccataattttttatatcgAGGATAAATGGCTCAATCATTTAGAATTTTTAGATTTACAGAGGACATTGAATTCAACAAATGAAAGTGCTCATGAACACCAATTTTCCCttttacaaaatgagtaaatttTTCTACCTAACATGTAACTGGATCATATTCAAATCGTCAGAATGTGAAACAGGTTATTCTGCAACCATTGTTGATCTGTCTACCACCAATTTCATATTGAGgacttactatatatatatatagtggatTCGTATGATTCTTGCTTTGGTTTTGATGCAAGCAATGGTTCTAGTGAGCTCCCTAAACACTGAGAATTACAACACAAAAGTATAAAGACAAACTGCTTTATAGAAGAAGGACCACTTTGTGAGGAAGAATTGATGTGTTACCATGTGAAGAAGATAAATAACAACCCTAAAgtaaaaactaaagaaagagaataattgaataagaagaaagagataATTCAGAGATAAAGAAAGCTAAATGCAGCAATTACGAATCAgtaaaaaccctttttttttttttttgttttttttgtttttcgtgtgtgtgtgtgtgttgctTTTAGACAATCACTTTGAAACATTTAGTAATTAATATTGTATTCTGGATCAAAATGGGGGTCTTTATGTTctgtttttcattaaaaaatgccCAGCTGCTAGCCATGTTAAACATATCCTTCGGCAAATTTATGCTGCTGCTAGGTGAATGAATCCTTGTTTTATTCATCTAAAATTTGAAGTACTAATTGCTTTTCAATAGAGCAAAAGATAACTTGGGCCACCAATTTTTTATACAAGCTAATTTAGCCCTGGAAAATGGCAAACCATAAGGAAGAGCAGAAGTAGTAGTAAATAAGAAAAGCatattatataacatataataggACGCTAATTCATtctttatttgctggaaaaatggTACACACAGTACAATCACTAGTAGAGAGGCATCAAACTTCCATCATAATGGAAAGATGTCatttatttactaattttatttAGGACAGCACATAGGCTGACTCTTCCAATACATATTTGTTTTGGAGGCTTCAGATTTCCATAGAAACATGTAAATCATGCCCTTTATTTAGTACACACCAATACTATAGCATAATAATTAAGCaccaaaatccataaattaGAAACAGTCTCTGATAGATATTGGATACTAATTgaaaagagagagagccaaGTTTCGTTAGTGATATGCAATTGGACCATCAATGTGGCAGCACTTGTAACTGATGAAGGACTCCATGGTTCTTGGACACTCAGGGCATTGCATTCTCTCTGGTACTTTTCCAATCACACTCGGGATGTCAAGGCGACAGCAATGGCGAACGGATTGGATAAGCTTTTCATGGTACTCTCTGAAAGCGATTTCGAACCCCTTCACGCGAATAACCTCCTTCCATTTCTCAAACTCCTCCACAATCCTCAGCATTGTGAATCCATGACCAGCAGTCACAACATGAGGACCTTTTGTAAGCAGAGCCCAACCGTTTTCGTTCTTGTAGGAAAGCAGCTTCTGGATTTCTTGTGTAACAGGGTCAACCTGCTTATGAGCTTTGGTGAAGAACAAGCTCTCTATACCATCCCAGAACCGACCAAGAATTCCATGGTCTTCTCCTCCTTTGGGACTCTTTCCAACACAGAACAGCTCGATGCCAGTCTTTGCTTCCTTGAAGATGGGATCGTTTGCAAAGGCAGTTGCTTTGATTGCAAAATTTTTCACCCACTCGTTGTCTTTACCACCATAGaagaaaatgtaattttcacCATTAGGATGTGCTCTGATcatctgttttatttatttattttttttcatcatgAAAATTTAATCAAACTCCGAAGACttattacaaaaagaaaaaaaaaaaaagggcacttCGTTTCCACAATTTGGacatgaaattgaaaaaaaacaaaaatgaaaacaattacTTACTTTATCTGAAATGGTAGTGTCAATTTTGACCACTACAGTTTGAAACCAAGTCCTTTTTTTGGATATGGCTTCCTCAGCAGCCTTATTGAAAGGAAAGGCCTTAGTTCCCCAGAGCTTGACAAGGTGGAGGGCATTGGTGTTTTCGATCCTTCCTTGATGGTTCATCACAACCAGTGAAGGCTTTCCCTTGAAATTCCACTCTTCCTTAATGAACTTGATGCCTACTGTGGCTGATAGGGATTGGACTGTGAACCATGGCATTTTAGACCTCAGGATCTCAAATTTCTTTTGAAGTTCAAGGGTCCAGCTCTCGACCACGGGGATCCAAACAATCTTGTAATTATCATCTTTCTTTGTTCCTTCATAAACTGGTTTGAGATCTGAAATATCTTCCTCTGTGATTTCGAGAGTCGAGATGAACAAAAATATGTTCTTCTTCCTCAGCACTTCAATGCTAACCTGTTTGAACATCAATTACACATAAATCAAATTAGCAATGACATTGAAagaatt contains the following coding sequences:
- the LOC132799063 gene encoding protein SIEVE ELEMENT OCCLUSION B-like — encoded protein: MEIIDQFDKLSIYDPKEIPGLSVALDHIPVDVYWSIVAVVACSTKLTLLTSDEDHPYDLAPYSQKIHYILNKLKIQLVVCRRQVEERETYLRLKKIFQTPTEVMEIFKALTFTRAKPQPLIDGSTNKQVSIEVLRKKNIFLFISTLEITEEDISDLKPVYEGTKKDDNYKIVWIPVVESWTLELQKKFEILRSKMPWFTVQSLSATVGIKFIKEEWNFKGKPSLVVMNHQGRIENTNALHLVKLWGTKAFPFNKAAEEAISKKRTWFQTVVVKIDTTISDKMIRAHPNGENYIFFYGGKDNEWVKNFAIKATAFANDPIFKEAKTGIELFCVGKSPKGGEDHGILGRFWDGIESLFFTKAHKQVDPVTQEIQKLLSYKNENGWALLTKGPHVVTAGHGFTMLRIVEEFEKWKEVIRVKGFEIAFREYHEKLIQSVRHCCRLDIPSVIGKVPERMQCPECPRTMESFISYKCCHIDGPIAYH